Within Pseudomonas paeninsulae, the genomic segment CACGAACACACCACGCTGGTCGCCGTATTTCGGCACTTCGTAAGTAAAACGCTCGGGCGGCAAGTAGCTGAGGTAAGTGGAGTACAAAGCCCTCACCAGCCCAGTACCAACTGGCTCGGAGATCATCGACTTGCGGCTGTCGCGGAAGGTATGGAGCTGTTCGGCCAGTTCGCCAATAGTGATGCTGTATTGCGGATCGACACTGACAAACGGCTCGCCAACCAACAGGCCATCCATGACCGCGATGAAATGACTGACCACATCGTCGATGTAGACGAGATTGATGCGCGCATGGGGATCATTAATCTGGATAGGCAGATCACGGGTGATGTTATGGCAGAAGGTCGCCACCGCAGAGTTGTAATTCGGGCGCGCCCACTTACCAAATACATTGGGCAAACGAAACAGATGCACTGCGGCACCACTGGTACCTGCTAGCTCAAGTAATGCCTCTTCGGCACCGCGTTTGCTGCTGCCATACGGATTATCGAGTTCGGCCTGACTTGATGATGTGTACAGCACAGGAATCTGCCGACCACTGACCTTGATGGCCTCGCACAGCGCGCGTGTCAGATCAGTATTGCCGGTCTGAAACTCAAGCGGATTTTGCGGACGGTTGACTCCTGCAAGGTGAAAAATGAAATCCGTCTGCGCAACAAGACTAGGTAAGCTCGCCAACGAATCTTCACGCGTAAAACGCAACACCTCGACATCCGCACGTTCACTCAAATGCGCAACAAGGTTCTGGCCAACAAAGCCATTAGCGCCAGTGATCAGTACCTTCATCACTCACTCCTCCGTTATTGCGTGCTCGCCACGCTGGATGGCACGCATAAACTCAAGCTTGAGTAGCAGGCGTTGCATACCTTCCACATCCAAGCGTTCGGTGTTATGCGAGTTGTAATCTTCCATGTGCGAAATCTTCTCTTCACCCTGCTCTACAAACTTGCTGTAGTTGAGGTCACGCAGATCCGGCGGCACGCGGAAGTACTCCCCCATATCCTCAGCGCAGGCCATTTCCTCGCGACTGAGTAAGGCCTCATAAAGCTTCTCGCCATGACGAGTGCCAATGACCTGAATCGGGTGCTCGGGCTTGCCGAGCATCGCGGTCAGCGCACGAGCCAGCGTCTCGACCGTAGCGGCGGGGGCCTTCTGTACGAATAAGTCACCGTTATTACCATGTTCAAAGGCGTAGAGCACCAGATCGACTGCATCACCCAGCGTCATCATAAAACGGGTCATGTTCGGGTCGGTAATACTCAGCGCCTTACCGGCACGAATTTGCTCGATAAACAACGGAATCACCGAACCACGCGAAGCCATGACATTGCCGTAACGAGTGCCGCAAATAACCGTCTTAGTTTCATCGACATTACGCGACTTGGCCACCATAACCTTTTCCATCATCGCCTTGGAAATACCCATGGCGTTGATCGGATACACCGCCTTGTCGGTACTCAGGCAAACCACCCGCTTGACGCCATTCTGGATCGCCGCCTCCAGCACGTTATCCGTACCGATCACATTAGTCTTGACGGCCTCCATCGGGTGAAACTCGCAAGAAGGCACCTGTTTGAGCGCCGCCGCATGAAAGATGTAATCCACGCCGCGAGTAGCGTTCAGTACACTCTGATAATCCCGCACATCGCCGATATAAAACTTCAGCTTGGAATTGGCATAGTGTTTACGCATGTCATCCTGCTTCTTCTCGTCACGGCTGAAAATACGAATTTCAGCAATATCGCTGGCGAGGAAGCGTTTGAGCACGGCGTTGCCGAAAGATCCGGTACCGCCAGAAATGAGGAGGATTTTGTTTTTAAACATATTCAATTCCAAGTGTTTTATCTGCAATATTCTTAAGAGAGCGCCTCTATCCTGACGCAGAGAGCGCAAACCCATCACCAAACCGTATTATATTACTCAAAAAAATTACACCCTTTACCGCAAAATATACAGATGAAGAGATAACGGCAAGATTAAGTCCGCGCCGAAAATTAAGGCCATAGTACATAAAAACAAAATAAGAGATTATGGTAACCCTATCTGAACCGACAAAAAAAGCCAATAAAATAATTGGCAAACCCGCCACAAGCGCCTCTGCCCATTTGCCTTTAGCATATATGACCGCAAGCAACGTAAAAAAAACAGGTTTGAAAAGCCCTTGATAACCTCCAGCCAACGCATAATAAAAATAAAACTTGCTCGAAATATGCTCTCTTAAAATAATGAAAATCGCGACCAAAACAAGTAGCGCAATCATTAAAACAAAAAAATCAAACCCAGCCGCCCCTCTTGATAACGACTTTAAAAACATCAAAAAACGAGAAGACTGCGCCGAAACCAGAAGTGAGACAACTTGCACATGCACAAATATAGATCCTATCCAGAAAAAATAGCGAAAAAATCCAAAACAATAAACCCCACACAGAAAAAACAAGATCGAAAATTTAAGGCGCTCTGCGGAGAACAATAAAACAAAAAAATAAAAATTAAAGCATAACAAAACAACGATCCACCGGCTAACACGACTCCTTACAAGCCACAAAAAACCAAGATAAGCAAAGAGAAAATTAACAGTCGAAAAAATAAAATCCTTATCAAAAATAGAAGAAAAAATAAAAACAAAAACAAAATACCCAGGTTCCATAGTCCCCAGAGAATTCATATAAAAATCAAATGCATCAAATAAAGAAAGAGCACTCACACCCTCATAGAATGAGCGATAGCCGAATTGATCACCCCCAGTAAAATATGGAAAAACATAAAGACTTACTAAAAAAAATATAGAAGCAAAAAAAAGCGCCTGGCACGTTGAATTCTTTATGCGCATATCAACCTAAAGTCCCCTGATCTCTGCGATTAGCAAATCTTACATCCACGCCTAACGTATGCTTAACCCCACAACACAGGAAAGAGATTAGTGCCCGAATATTTGAGTAGCCATTAACTTCGCTCGGCCCGACACAAAAATCACGCGAGCCCTGTAGTTGAAATCCATCAACAGTATGAATAACTGAAAAACTGCTCGCTTTCCCCTTGCATTTTATCGCCACATCAAGCCATGCATCTGAATCGTGGAGCAACGTCTTAATCGTATCAAGCATCAGGGAAACCTTCTTTCCCTCTATCATTTCATTATATGAAAAACCTTCAACATCACTAAGAAAGCCATACGTGATAGGTTCGCGAGTAGACTCAATACCTATTAGTGACGGAATGCCAAGTGCCGACGCCTCAACGATTGCAGTCCCACTCCCCACAAAAAGAAAAGCCCCAGCGAGCACATCAGGTAATTCCGAGTAAGGAATTTGTCCTTTAAAAAAGACCGCGTGTTCGATGCCAAGCGATGCCACCAACTCCTTTAAATTTTTCTCAAATGGACCAGCCCCATATATCTCGTAAACAATCGATGGATTCCCCATCAAGAAAAACGGCATGCAATTAATAATATGCATATTATAACTTTTAAAGTTATAAAGATTACCAATCGATACAATCCGACCAGATGAACTATCTCCATAAATCTCACGA encodes:
- the wbjC gene encoding UDP-2-acetamido-2,6-beta-L-arabino-hexul-4-ose reductase translates to MKVLITGANGFVGQNLVAHLSERADVEVLRFTREDSLASLPSLVAQTDFIFHLAGVNRPQNPLEFQTGNTDLTRALCEAIKVSGRQIPVLYTSSSQAELDNPYGSSKRGAEEALLELAGTSGAAVHLFRLPNVFGKWARPNYNSAVATFCHNITRDLPIQINDPHARINLVYIDDVVSHFIAVMDGLLVGEPFVSVDPQYSITIGELAEQLHTFRDSRKSMISEPVGTGLVRALYSTYLSYLPPERFTYEVPKYGDQRGVFVEMLKSKDSGQFSYFTAHPGITRGGHYHHSKTEKFLVIKGKACFRFRQIVSGEFYELFTEGDKPEIVETVPGWTHDITNVGDDEMIVMLWANEIFDREHPDTYTRVVGTEA
- a CDS encoding polysaccharide biosynthesis protein gives rise to the protein MFKNKILLISGGTGSFGNAVLKRFLASDIAEIRIFSRDEKKQDDMRKHYANSKLKFYIGDVRDYQSVLNATRGVDYIFHAAALKQVPSCEFHPMEAVKTNVIGTDNVLEAAIQNGVKRVVCLSTDKAVYPINAMGISKAMMEKVMVAKSRNVDETKTVICGTRYGNVMASRGSVIPLFIEQIRAGKALSITDPNMTRFMMTLGDAVDLVLYAFEHGNNGDLFVQKAPAATVETLARALTAMLGKPEHPIQVIGTRHGEKLYEALLSREEMACAEDMGEYFRVPPDLRDLNYSKFVEQGEEKISHMEDYNSHNTERLDVEGMQRLLLKLEFMRAIQRGEHAITEE
- a CDS encoding glycosyltransferase; protein product: MLILANTLSFNGGTTFILRLCREFLRRDKRIGVLVLINDVDKKLLLEIEKYADVYFLGDYQRPLFSWTFSSQLGVFFPLDFKSLKVLFHRYDNCVHVMGVFGLLFAARFIKKQSTSLKMSVGIYHQNEFMFSDANYYFANIAKAIFSKLGADAVILFNENCVTSYSVFFDNDYSSSVLVPVGIDLPVMTREIYGDSSSGRIVSIGNLYNFKSYNMHIINCMPFFLMGNPSIVYEIYGAGPFEKNLKELVASLGIEHAVFFKGQIPYSELPDVLAGAFLFVGSGTAIVEASALGIPSLIGIESTREPITYGFLSDVEGFSYNEMIEGKKVSLMLDTIKTLLHDSDAWLDVAIKCKGKASSFSVIHTVDGFQLQGSRDFCVGPSEVNGYSNIRALISFLCCGVKHTLGVDVRFANRRDQGTLG